From the genome of Eublepharis macularius isolate TG4126 chromosome 12, MPM_Emac_v1.0, whole genome shotgun sequence, one region includes:
- the ELP5 gene encoding elongator complex protein 5, which translates to MLGKLAAGGAEGLLLIQDSVSCEGRTLLKSFAAASAQRGECVQVLSFDIPEEEFKAGFSAAAASQLLYHDAFRDPLGWTGQGCGLALEEFGTSELVARLTATTAGPSTVVLDSISWLLLRLPFPRVCQVLAQLPKRAKVAGLKISRIVALLHGDLHQTGQLEALHTLARVVVKVEPAPEPVPGGDGAARVAVTLHRKTGGKVMQKKEYFTVLPDFILKCLGELPEGGVSREENDQEVPVTVDPAANLTFNLRLSEAERQAKESVPLPYQFSEEKKSSLLQTPANLGKIYYEPDAADDVDEEDPDDDLDV; encoded by the exons ATGCTGGGCAAGCTGGCGGCGGGCGGGGCCGAGGGGCTCCTGCTCATCCAGG ATTCTGTCAGCTGTGAAGGCCGGACTTTGCTCAAGAGCTTTGCAGCAGCTTCAGCCCAAAG GGGGGAATGTGTGCAGGTTCTCAGCTTTGACATCCCAGAGGAAGAATTCAAGGCTGGATTCTCAGCAGCAGCGGCCTCCCA GCTATTGTACCATGATGCATTTCGAGATCCCCTGGGCTGGACCGGGCAGGGCTGTGGTTTGGCCCTAGAAGAGTTTGGAACCTCAGAGCTGGTGGCACGGCTGACGGCAACAACGGCAGGCCCCTCCACGGTTGTGCTGGACTCGATCAGCTGGCTGCTTCTTCGCTTGCCATTTCCTCGCGTCTGCCAGGTCCTTGCACAGTTGCCCAAGAGGGCAAAGGTTGCCG GTCTGAAAATCTCTCGGATTGTGGCCCTCCTCCACGGGGACTTGCACCAGACCGGCCAGCTGGAAGCCCTGCACACCTTGGCCCGTGTTGTGGTGAAAGTGGAGCCGGCACCGGAGCCTGTGCCAGGAGGGGATGGAGCTGCCCGAGTGGCTGTTACGCTGCACAGAAAAACGGGAGGCAAAGTGATGCAGAAG AAAGAATACTTCACGGTGCTCCCAGATTTCATCCTCAAATGCCTCGGCGAACTGCCAGAGGGTGGCGTCTCCAGAGAGGAGAATGACCAAGAAGTCCCAGTTACG GTGGATCCTGCTGCCAATTTGACCTTTAACCTGCGTCTGTCAGAGGCTGAGCGCCAGGCAAAGGAGTCGGTTCCTCTCCCGTATCAGTTCAGCGAGGAGAA GAAGTCGTCTTTGCTACAGACGCCAGCTAATCTGGGAAAGATCTATTATGAGCCTGATGCAGCTGATGACGTCGATGAAGAGGATCCCGATGATGATCTGGACGTCTGA
- the CTDNEP1 gene encoding CTD nuclear envelope phosphatase 1, with protein MMRSQCLLGLRAFLAFAAKLWGFLLYLLRRQARTVIQYQTVRYDILPLSKVSRERLNQVKRKILVLDLDETLIHSHHDGVLRPTVRPGTPPDFILKVVIDKHPVRFFVHKRPHVDFFLEVVSQWYELVVFTASMEIYGSAVADKLDNNRSILKRRYYRQHCTLELGSYIKDLSVVHNDLSSIVILDNSPGAYRSHPDNAIPIKSWFSDPGDTALLNLLPMLDALRFTADVRSVLSRNLHQHRLW; from the exons ATGATGCGCTCCCAGTGCCTGCTCGGCCTTCGCGCCTTCCTCGCCTTCGCCGCCAAGCTCTGGGGCTTCCTGCTTTACCTCCTGCGCCGCCAGGCCCGCACC GTGATCCAGTATCAGACAGTGCGCTACGACatccttcccctttccaaagTCTCACGAGAACGGCTCA ATCAGGTGAAGAGAAAGATCCTCGTCCTAGACCTGGATGAGACGCTCATCCACTCCCATCACGATGGGGTCCTGAGGCCCACAGTGAGGCCCGGCACACCCCCCGATTTCATCCTCAAG GTTGTCATAGACAAGCACCCAGTCCGCTTTTTTGTACATAAGAGGCCACATGTGGACTTTTTTCTAGAAGTG GTGAGCCAGTGGTATGAGCTGGTGGTCTTCACAGCCAGCATGGAAATCTACGGCTCTGCTGTGGCCGACAAGCTAGACAATAATAGGAGCATCTTAAAGAGGAGATACTACAGACAG CACTGCACTTTGGAGCTGGGCAGTTACATCAAAGATCTTTCCGTTGTACATAATGACCTGTCCAGCATCGTCATCTTGGACAATTCACCGGGAGCCTACAGGAGCCATCCAG ATAACGCGATCCCCATCAAGTCCTGGTTCAGTGACCCCGGTGACACGGCCCTTCTCAACCTGCTCCCCATGCTCGATGCCTTGAG GTTCACAGCGGATGTCCGGTCAGTGCTCAGTCGGAATCTGCACCAGCATCGCCTTTGGTGA